The genomic segment GGTGATTTCTTGACTGGCTTGTAATGCCAAAAATGCCAAAACAAACGCCACAATTAAATCAGGATATTTTGATTGAAAAAAATAAACTGCCATACCCGCCAAAATTACCGCCACATTACCAATCGCATCGTTTCGGGAACACACCCACACACTGCGGACATTGCTGTCGCCATCACGAAATTTTAATAATATCAACAATGCCGACACATTGACCAATAACGCCAAAAATCCCACAATGCTCATTTCAGAATAACTGGGCATTTCCCCATAAAACACACGATAAATGGTCGTCATTAAAATAAATAAACCAAAACCGCCCATCGTTAGCCCCTTAACCATAGATGCTTTGGCTCGGTAACTTAACGCCATTGGCAAAACAATCAAACTTATCAAATAATTGGCACTGTCGCCCAAGAAATCCAAACTGTCTGACAACAGCGAAGTTGAACCCGATTTAACCCCCATCACAATTTCCACAAAAAACATTGATAAATTTAATATCAAGACAATCCACAAGGCTTTTTTGTACTTGGGCGATTGATGAATGGGCTGATTTGAACCACAACAATTTTGACACGCCATTTTTTGCTCCTGTTTTAAGATGAAATTTGCTATACTATAAACCCCGTAGTCATTACAGGGTCAAGCCAAAATGTCAAAATTTTTTAAAATAAAACAAGCCAGTGAACAAACAGGCGTACATTTGGAAACCATTCGTTATTATGAAAAACAAGGCTTAATCGCCCCTACACATCAACAAAACGGCTATCGTGTGTTTGATGAAAATCAGTTAGAACAATTACGCTTTATTAAAACTTGCCGTAATATCGGTCTTTCTTTAAGTAACATCAAAACGCTGTTGCAATTACAACAAACGCCTAACAAACAATGCAATGAAATCAATGCACTTGCCGAGCAACATTTGGCATATTTGGACGAACAAATCACAGAACTACAACAAGTTAAAACTTTTTTAATGCAATTTGTGGGTTGTGAAAATAAAACGGTTGATAAGTGTCAGATTATTCAAGGTATTAAAGAAAAAGAATAGCGGAATATTTTTCAGGCAGCCTGAAACCTTTTTCCATTATGGGTTTGATTTTGACGGTGGTGTTGCTGTTTGCCTTTCAAACCCAAACCATTATTGCCAATCCCTTGATTATTTTGCTGATTGCCATTCCCTTGCTGGCACAGACTTACGGCATTTTTGCCTTGGCTCACGTTTTGGCAAAATAGCTCAAATTACCACACGAAATTTCCGCCCCTGCGTGCTTGATTGGCACGAGTAATTTTTTTGAATTGGCGGTGGCAATTTCTTTGTTCGGTTTGCACTCGGGGGCGGCATTGGCAACGGTGGTCGGTGTGCTGGTGGAAGTGCCTGTGATGCTCTCGCTAGTGTGGTGGCTTAATCGGCAGGTAAAATAACGATGTGCCGTCTGAAACTTATTTTTCAGACGGCATATTTACCTTAAAACAATCAAACCTTTACCAAAATCTTCCCAATCTGTGCATTGCTTTCCATATAACGGTGAGCTTCCGCCATTTCATCAAAAGCAAAAACTTTGTCAATTTCTGGTTTTAATTGACAGCTTGCTAAGCCGTCAAACACGAATTTTTTCGCTTGAGCGAGTTTTTCTGGTACGGTAGTGATTTCAAACAATTCATAGCCTCGCACGGTTAAGTGTTTGCCTAAAATTGGGAACACAGGCACGGCGATATCATCGTGGCTTAATGCACCGTAGATGATGTATTTGCCGTCTTGTGTCATTGCGTTGATAATTTTTGCTGCTTCTTTGCCACCCACAGGGTCGAACACTAAATTCACGCCTTTGCCGTTTGTAATTTCTAGTAATTTAGCCGTAACGTCATCTTCTTTGGTGGCAATCACAAAATCCGCCCCTTTCTGTAAAAGCACATCGCCTTTGGCGTGCGTGCGAGACAGAGCAATCACGTTTGCCCCTTGCATTTTGGCGATTTGAATGGCGGCAATGCCTACCGAGCTGGTCGCTCCGCCCAATACAACAAAATCGCCTTTTTGCACCTTGCCAAATTCAATCAAACCGCCGTATGCGGTTACAAACATCATCCAACTTGCCGCAGCTTGATAGAAATAATATGTATTCTGAAAGCGTTGTTAGTCTATTATATTGATGACTAAGAGATACGGCAGAATAAATATCAATAAATTGAGTCCTACCTTTCATTAACACACTTTTTTTGTATTGATTACATTCTTTTGCTTTTTTACATTTATTCTCATATGCCGAATAAGAGATTCTAATTGGTTTTCTGTTAAGAGTACTTTGTTATGAATTAGATCACTAATAACAAGATTATTCTGTTTTTCCCAATTCATTATCCACTGTATAGTTCCCAGCTTATTTCTAATTGTGTTTACTGCGGATTGATTACGTAGTTCCACAGTTACCCATAAGGTTGAATAAAAATCAGGAATACCAGTTTTAACATTAACCAATATAGGAAAACGTTCTCCATTTGAAAAAAAGGACTGTTTCTAATCTATACATATTCATTTAATTTACAAAAATATCATATATAAATACTATCAAATTAAAGATGTTGTGTCGAAATTAATGTAAAAAAAGAGAACCCTTTTAAAATAAAGGGTTCTCTATATTTATATGGGTTTTATTTTACAGTTTTAAATTATATGTAACTCAGAACGGAATATCATCATCAAAGTTATCCATTGGTAAATCTTGTGGATGTGTTGCTTTTGGAGATTGGCTCATAGCTTGATAGTTAGATTGTTGTCCATCTACGCTATTTGTAGCATTACGGCTATCTAACATTTGTAATAGTTCACCTTGGATTTCGGTTGTATAACGCTCTTGCCCGTTTTGGTCTTGCCACTTACGTGTCCGTAATTTTCCTTCGATATAAATTTTAGAGCCTTTACGTAGGTACTGACCACAAATTTCAGCATAACGGCGATAAAAAACGATACGATGCCATTCAGTGACTTCTCGACGTTCTCCGGTATTTTTATCCGTCCAACTTTCAGAAGTTGCCACACTAATATTAGCAACTGCTTCACCATTAGGCATAGTCCGCATTTCAGGATCGTTGCCAAGATTACCGACAATAATCACTTTATTGATTCCTGCCATCGTATTTACTCCTTCAATAAATTAAGTTAGTTCTATTAAACTTGATTCAGCCTAAGAAAAAAGTATTTAATTAAAATTTGGTTAGAGTGAATTTTTCATTTTTACGTGTGCAATCACTTATTCCTCCGTTGTAAAGGCTTTTTCTTCGTGAAGGTAAGGGGCTTGTACCCTTACCTTTAAAAGGCCTTTTAATGCAGGATTTACAAACTGCACTTTTTCAGGTATTACAAACTTGAATATGTCCTAATTAACGGACTGTTTGTTTTACCACGTCAGCCCACCGTGGTTGGCGTTTACACACAACCAATATAGGAGTTATTATATATAAATTTACTACGAATTTAAGTCTGATTTCGCAACGGCATTATCTACCTCTTTCAACTTTTCAGCACAATCTGCCAACTGTCGCAAAATATGATTAAACACCGAAATCTGCATATTAATCAAAATCCTGTCTTTTTCTACTGCGACAACTTTTTTCCTCACCTCCACTGGGACAGACTTATCATCTACAATCGGCTGCCAAACTGTGCCACCGGTTCTGGCATTTTGCATACTACGCCAGCGTAAAAATGTACCGCCTGAGGATGAGGCCTTATCCTTAATCATATAAACAGCCAAAGGTGAAAGATCCTGCCGCACAGACTGCACCATACTATCCTGTGCAGCCATAAAATAAGCCCGAGCTTGAGTGAACTGTTCTTGCAAAAGTTCATAGTCTGAGCCAGTGTCAAAATGGCTAAATAGCTGTTTCAGAGAAGTATTCAGCCCAGAATCTTTGACTAATTGCCGATAAATTTCATCAGAGATGAGGTTCATATCACTCCTTATTTTTGAGATTCATTTGTCTGTGCCGTGATATGGGTTTCTACGGATTGCTCTTCTTCAACAGTAGTGTTTTGCTTGATGAAGGGAGCAAACTCAGCACGATGCTCACCGGTAAGTACAGCATCTGAGAGTGTATAGCCCATTCGTTTTATCGCAGCTTGATAGCGAGCATTCTTTTCTTGATAGTCCCGACGAGTGATTCCTGAACTCTTATAACGCTCAACGATCCCAAAACATTTCCGGATTAACCTTGCACCAGCTTCAATCCAATCTTGAGCTTCTGCACGATTGATAATCGCAATATGAGCTGCCGTCATTACTGAACGGCAAAGGCTATCAAAATCACCAAGTAAGTAGAGTAATTGATACCCTAGCTGTGAATTAACATAAATCGGGTAAGAAATCGGGGAAATATTGGCACAGCGTTCAATAGAAATTCCCTCCGGCAACATTTTGGCGTAGAGCGTGACAATGTCGTTGGTGAGCTTTTGGATTTCCTTCCGATAATTGATCACACTTTCTTCAAATTGAATCAGATAATCGTCAGCATAAGGATCATCTTCTGATGCAGCCCGTTGAATTTGGGTTAGCATTGCAAAGCAATTTGGTACGCTGATAATGGAGGATTGAGTTACTTTGCCTTCCTCATTACGAATCATTGGTCGCCCCACCCATAATTTATGGGCATATTGGGTATGTAACGTAAAAGTGATCTCACTACGAAGTGGACCAAGTTGAGGATCTAATTGAGTGGTCATATATGCTCCTTGTTTATTTGATTATTTTTTAGTCTTTGGAAAGGGGCTTTCCATTGTCTGTTTTTTAATCTTTGCAGACACTGCCTACGCTGTTTATTTTTTATCCATTGTGTACCTGGTACACACTGATTATTTTTCACTCACTATTAAGCCCCTTAACAGTGATTGTTTTTTAATCTTATTGTAAAAGTAATTCAGCTCTAAACTTCTGCATACGACTAGCCATTTGCTCTCTGTCTGCTGAAGTTAAGACCGGTTTCTCAGTAGGCTGCTCAGTCAGTTTTTGTATAGAATGAGCAGAATTATTGTTAGCCTGATTCTGTGAGGGAAGATTTTTTCCTAATTCAAAATAGTAGGGTTTAAATTCACCCTGCTTCGCCCGCTGGATAAGCGTATAGAGATAACCTTTCGGTTTTTTCACATCCTGCTTTTGAATAATGCGTTGTTGTGCTTCCAACAAAATAGCTTGGCATAAACCGAGGTCTAATCCCTTCATTGCCTGTGCAGTAAGTTTTTGTTCAAGTGAAGTTAATGGGATTTCTTGTGGCCAAGTAATTTCGCTCGGTTCCCCAGTACAGTACTTATTAATATATAAAGTACGGTACTGTACATCTGACTTCCCTAATGGAAGTAAGTCTAAAATCAATGACTTATCTTCATTTTTAGCCCTAACTCCCTTATTGGAAGTCTGGTTTTTAGAGGATTTTTTCCTGACTTCCTCATCAAAATCCCTAACTTCCATAGTGGAAGTTAGGATGTTTTGTTGAATTTTGCTTAATTCTTGTTCTGTTTGCGATGGCTGTTTATCTTTCACCAGCTGCTGTTGCTGGTATATCTGATAACGACTTTGTAAACAGTCTAAATGAGAGACATAGTGCCATTTGGTTTTGTCTGTTATTAGACTTTCAACAATATGATTTGCCACACCATTAATAAGGCTATCTTTATGTTTGGTGCATTTATCTAAAAAAGAGAGATAGTCGCTATTTAATTGAATTGCATCTAAAATTGGCACAGGTTCATCATGTAGGATATAAACATTACCTTGTACATAACCTCGCTCATCACGCACTGTTTCACATAAAGTAAGCCAGCGAGTAAGACGGAGTAAATAGAGTGTTTGAGTCACGACTTTTTCCGATAATTTAGCCTCCGCATAAGGTCTATCGGATAACATTTTGCTGAGCGTCTCATAAGAGGGAAATAATCCTCCTTGAAAGGCTTGAACATTGCACTTAATGAGCTGCCAAGCAAACTTTGCTCTTGGTGTAAGGCAGGGATCTTGTAATAATCGAGTAGGGACTGTTTCGTGTTGGTTGCCAAAAAATAGCAATCCATGCTCTGTTGGCTTATTCGTGCTGCTAAACATTGTTTCTCTCCACCAGGATAAAAGAGTTTTTCTCTTGCTATTCTCTCTCCTATGGCTATAATGCACGGGACTTCTGCAAAGTCCTTGTAATTCATAAGATAGAGATACAAGACTCAATATCGAATGCCCCAAAGCTCCAACTTCGGGGCATTTATTTTTTACTTATGTTTTGAATACCATTCGGAAACCAGTTTCCAAACAACCGTTAGATTCATATTGCCTTCCTCAGCAATCAGACACAGAAGCTCTAATCCTTCTTGTGAATCTAGGATTTCCATTCGTTGTTTGTATCTTTGCCAAATTTCCCAAATATGGGTAGATTCTTCATCACTTGCTGCCGCTTTTCGTCCCATTTTTTCTTCGATACCGAGTAATTGACGGCGAGCCGAGACTTCAGAGGTTGATAAACCAAAATACTGGTGCAACATTTCAATAGAGGCTCCGAGCAATAATGCTCGGTCAATAATTTGTCGCTGTTGAGTATTGGCTTGTGCAATAGCCAGTAATTTCCAAAAGGTTTCGTGATTAATCTCCACCTTAGCAAAAGAGACAACGGAGTTGCTAATATCCATAATTTCATCAATACTGAGATTATTGATCGCTTTTAGTTGCTCCTCAGAAAATCCCATTTTTAGACAAGGATGGATATTTCCCTCTTTAATATTGAGCAGGGCGTTACCAATCAATGCTTCATTTACGGTAATCGGCTTAATCATTTTCTCCTCCTTGTTGGCGAATATGGCGACTGACCCGAATGAGACGGAAAATTTTGACTAAGGTAAGATCATCAAGCTCAAACAGGAATTTGGAATCTAAGACACAGCTATTTTCATCTTTATGTTCAGCAGTCTGTAACATTGAGAGGAATGAGTAGAGTGTTAAAGCAGACGGTGAAAGTTCAGTATCTGCCGGTTTCATTGCATAAGTGTAATCCACTGGTTGTTTCACAATATGTTCAACCAGATGGTCAATGCCCATACTTTCGGCAATATCTAAGGCCAGTGAGTAGGCCTCTGAGCGATATTGACGTGCGGGGTGAATCAACCAAATATCTTCAACCGGTTGGCGACCTTCACAAGCAAAAGTCAGTCCATTCGCTTCAGCTCGTTGCTCTCGCTGTTCTTGAATACTCATTCCCGGAGTGAGTCCAAAGTTATGGGCAATTTGGGATAGATAATCTTCTTGATTATCTTGGTTATCGAGCAATGAAGAGCCAAGCTGAGATAAATCAGTAATAGCGTTATTCTGCTCATCATCACTTTCGTTATCATCAATTACCTCATCAATAATATGTTGAGCTTTTTGGGGAGTAACGGCTTTATTTTCATTTTTGATGAGAGGTTCAGATTTTGCAGTTTGTTGTTCCTGTCTGGTATTGATTTGATCGACTGTTTTTTCAACTAAATTATCAATTTCTTGTTGTTTAGCCGCTATTTTTTTGAATTTTTGTTCATCTAAGTCAATATCCAGATAAAGTGTTTCAAAACTCACTTTACCCTCTAAAGCTTCAACCATTGCCGTAATCAATTCACTTTGGAATTCTTTTGCTTGAAATGGTGTAGCCTCATTAAATTTGGATAAATTTTCTGACCAGAGCGATTCAAAAGTAACATCAGTATCAAATTGATGGGCTGCCCATACCTCTTCAGCATTATTACGAATAGCTAATAGTTTATCGATCTGTGTATGACCAAGACCACTAAAAAGAACTTCTGGTATATGTGGATATAAGTAATTAACACAACGTTCCATTTTAAGAATGAGAGCATGAGAGATAATATATCCATCATTTTCTAACTCAGAAGATAACTCTCTCGAAGAAAGAGACTTACCTAATTTTTTCTCGTAATACTCCTTCGCCTGCAAAATCCCCAATGCTTTTTCAATAAATGACAAATCCGCACGGGTATCATTTTCAATCAAATGCCCGATAAGTAAATTGAGTTCAGCTTCGACACTGTCGGCAGTATCACCTTGCCAAGGTTTATATTGACAACTGATGGACCAAAATTTTGGATCTTTGGTCTCGGTAAAGAGCTCCTTGAGTGCCTGAATACGAGTATTACCACCGTCAGCGATAATATAGAAATCTTCTCCCGGACGACGGGTGATATTCGGCTTATGATCTAACCCTCGACGACGAATAGACTCTTTGATCATCTCAAAGTTAGGGTTACGGGTTTTCCGAGGGTTATGCTCATACGGACGCAACTTATCCAGCGTTACTGTAATATATTCAACATCGCTACTGTAATGCGTTGGTGTGGCTGTTTGGTAGGATGGAGCCGTATTTGAAATAGGTGAAACATTTAATCCTTTTGCTATCGCTGCCAGTCTTTTTTCATCTTTTGTCATAATCTATCCTAATGCGTTGTGTTTGTTCTGTTTTCAAATAGGGCAAATTCACTTCTGAAATTCGTCATTACGGAAGTAAGTGGTCCGTTTCTTTGCTTGCCGATAATGATTTCAGCAGTGCCTTTAAACGGAGAATCCGCATCATAAACTTCATCTCGGTAGATGAATAAAATGACATCGGCATCTTGCTCAAGTGAGCCGGATTCCCGTAAATCAGAGTTGATCGGGCGTTTATTGGCACGTTGTTCCACAGACCGGTTCAGCTGAGAGAGGGCATAAACCGGACAATCCATCTCTTTTGCCAGTAATTTGAGTGAACGAGAGATGTTGGCAATTTCTAAATTGCGATTTTCATAACGTTGCGAGGTTTGCATTAACTGAATGTAATCAATGAAAATAGCTGCCGGTTTGCCATATTTACGAGCATTTTGTCGAACTTTAGTGCGTAATTTTTGAGGCGTGAGACTACCTTCATCATCAATAACTAAACGATTTTTCCAATGTTCTAGGATATAGCCCATTGCTGAGGTTAGTTTTGACCATTCCTCATCATCCAAACTGTCTGCCTGTCTAATATTTTGCAATCCCACTCTGGCACGCATAGCTAGAAAACGTTGTAAAATCTGATCTGCCGGCATTTCCATGCTGTGATAGAACACAGGAGCCGACTCGAATTTTTTAAGTGTATGGTAAGCGATAGTTTGAGAAAATGCGGTTTTTCCCATAGAAGGGCGGGCACCAATCACGATTAAATCGCCTGGCTGTCCACCTGTTGTCGCTTCGTCAATACCTTGAATACCAGTTGGAGTACCTGTCACAGGATCTCCATTTTTAGCCGAGAGTTCCATACGAGAGAGCATATTGGCAAAAATATCACTTAAATCTGCTGCAGATTTTGTATTATCTGATAGGCTAAACTCAGTAATTTTTTTCTCAATGTCATCAACAACAGCTTCAAACTTATCTGGCGTTTTCGCACTCTGTGTCTGATCAACAATAAACTGCCCCAGTTTTAAAAGCTGTCGCTGTTTACTATATAAGAGAACGATATCCGTATAAGCGTGGATATTAGCTGTAGATGGAGTGTTTTTGACTATTTCTGCAAGATAAGCAAATCCGCCCAAATCCTCGATCACTTTTTTCTGGGTAAGGTATTGATCCAATGTCAATATATCTGCTGGTTTACCGGCTTCAATCAATTCGGAAATATGCTTAAACAGTAGACGGTGAGTAAAATTATAAAAATCCCCCTCATTGATTTTGCTACTCACTTCATCAAAGAGTTCATTATCCAAGAGTAATCCACCGATTACTGAAAATTCAGCCTCTATAGAATGCGGCTGTACAAGTGATTTATTTAAGCTAGACATACATTCTCCCTCTATGCTGAGAAGTGAGAGTTTGCAAACTGTGGCATCAGTAACGCACAAAGCTGACTGATCGTTTCATATTCAGCTTGGCTCTGACGATAGACCGGTTTTGAAAAAGTTGCCGCTTCACGATATGCCACGCGGTCAGGTACCGAAAATTCCAGCAATGTTTTGTTTTCATCAAACTCATTTTGGAAGAGAGTATGAAGGTAGTCGGAAACCAATTTGACATCTTTAGTGTGATCAACACAGTTAATCATCGCTTTCAGCGGTGGTAGGGTAAAGCCAAATGCCGTAAAGGTTTCGAGGTCTTGATACATTCCAATCGTGCCACGAATAAACTCCTTAGCAGATAAAATGTGGGGAAGAATAGGACAGAATAAAACATCTGCTGCCAATACAGACATATCGACAGTAATATCTCTGGTACCACGAGTGTCAATAATGATGACATCATAACCTTCAATTTTCTGGAGCAGTAAACTAAAACGTAATGCACCGTCAGGTGAATCTCTCAGCATTGGGCTGATTTTATTTGACGGGTCATTAGACTGGATCAAGTCAAGATTTGGGATAGTCGTTCTAGAAATAATGTGGGTAGGATCTACATCTTTAAAATGCAGAAATTCGTAAGTTCCACCGGGAGCTTGATATTCCAACTCATAATAAGAGCTTAATGTGGGTTGGGTATCGGTATCAATAAGAAGGGTTCTTAGACCGTGTTCTGCACAGAATGCACCAATGTTAGCAGCATTCGTACTCTTGGCAGAGCCACCTTTAGTTGAAGCAATAGTAATGGTAAAAGGTTTGTTTGTACCGTTTTGTAATGGTTTCATAATTTACTCTCTTAACAAGGGTTAAGGAGTATTGGCCATTAATACGGTGTATTTGAATTGATTATTTGAAAGAGAGAAACTACAAGTGTGATTCAAATGGTGCCTGAGGTCGGACTCGAACCGACACGGTTATTCACCAACGGATTTTGAATCCGTCATGTCTACCAATTTCATCACTCAGGCTAAGAGTGCTTTTTATTCAATCGCCTGTATGTCCTATCAGTTTACGCATAAGATTTTGAATCCGCTGCGTCTACCGATTTCGCCACACTGGCTTAATTTTTGCAAGATTATAGGGAAATATAACCGCTTGCGCAAGCGTAAAAATGCCTTTTAAAATCGGTTGATTTAAAAATCAGCACTCGATTCATTTTTACAAAAATAGTTATGCACATCATCTGTGGATAACTAAGTGAACAACCCTGTTTATAAATATTTAACCTACTGATTTTACTATAAATAATTTTAAAAATTGGTGGCGTTCAAAATTTCCCCTACAAAAAATCCACTACTTGACTTATTATTTTTCCTGTTTTTAGTTGGGTGATAATAGCCTCACCACGTTCAATATTTTCTGTTGAAGTAAGCGTTTTACCGTCTTTAGTTTGGGTAATTGAGTAGCCTCTGGTCAAGATTTTCAATGGGCTAAGTCCATCAAGTTTAGTGCATAACTCTTGAAAATGTTGCTGCTCTTTCAGCATTATTTTTTCGATAGAATAAGCCAAGCGTTGCGACATTTTTGCCACCATCGTTTGTTGCTGATAAAGTTGATAAGGTAGCGGGTTGCGTTCAAACCGTTGCGTAATGTTTTTCCATTTTTGCTGTTTTTTGCTGAGTTGCTGCTCCATTTGCCAATGGAGTTTCAGCTCCAATTGCTTAAGCATTTGGGATTGGCGTTCAATCTGCTTTTGCGGATGTTGGTGAATTAAACGGACATTTAGCTCTTTCCCCACCTGCTTTTTAGCTGCAACAAGTGCATAAATTGCCTGCTCGAGGCGGTATTCCATATAATCAAAACGTTGCTGTTGCGATTGAATTTGTTTGCTTGGATGCTGAGCATTCAGGCGTAAGGTGAGTTGTTGGAAACGGTTAAATTTATGGTTCCAAACTCGATCAAAGGCTAAATTCACTTTATCAAACTGATGTTGTAATTGGCGTTTCAATTCATTTTGATCTCTGCTGACTAATTCCGCAGCAGCCGAAGGCGTTGGTGCGCGCAAATCTGCAACAAAATCAGCAATGGTAACGTCAATTTCGTGTCCAACAGCACTGATAATCGGAATTCGGGAATGATAAATGGCATAAGCGACACTCTCTTCGTTGAAACACCATAAATCCTCTAATGAACCGCCACCTCGCCCGACAATTAATACATCACACTCATTACGACGGTTTGCCAGTTCAATCATATTCACAATGTCTTGAGCCGCTTCTTTACCTTGCACGAGAGCCGGGTAAATAACCACTGATAAGCTCGGATCTCGTCGTTGCAAAATATGTAAAATATCTTGTAATGCGGCTCCGCTTGAGGAGGTAATAATACCAATGGTTTTAACAAAAGTAGGAATTGGCTTTTTATGCTCTTGAGCAAATAAGCCTTGAGCTGAAAGTTTTGCTTTAAGTTGCTCAAATTGTTGTTGCAATAAGCCCTCTCCCGCCGGTTGCATACTTTCAATAATGAGCTGATAGTCACCTCGTGGCTCATAGAGTGTAACACTTGCCCGCACCAGCACCTGCATACCGTTTTGCGGGCGAAAATTCACTCTTACATTTTTCATTTTGAACATCGCACAACGCACTTGTGCTTTGTCATCTTTTAAAGTGAGATACCAATGCCCTGAAACCGGCTGGCTGAAATTGGAGATTTCGCCGGTTAGCCAAATATGGCTTATTTCCATTTCGAGCAAATGGCGGACGGAATAGTTGAGTTGGGTAACAGTTAAAATATTGCTCATAATTATTAAAAGAAAGCATAAAAGTAAATGGGAGTGTAGCTATAAATGAAAGTAAGAGGAAGCTTTTAGAATCAACAAGCGGTTATTTTTTGTAGTTTTTTTGCAAATAAAAAGAAAAACCCTCGATATTCAACTATCGAGGGTTTGAAATGTGGTTGCGGGGGCTGGATTTGAACCAACGACCTTCGGGTTATGAGCCCGACGAGCTACCAAGCTGCTCCACCCCGCGTCTGATGTGGCTATAATATATCAATTTGGCATAATGACAAGTAAAATTATAAAAAATCGCTCCAAGTGCTGCAATTTACAACAGATATAGTATAAAAATACGCTTATTGTTGTAAAAACAATCAAATTATATTCTAGTTTTATTTTGTCGCTATTTTTGCTATTCTTCTGTTTATTTTTTACATTTTCTTTACGATACAAGGATATTCGATGAATTGGAAAGCATATAAAAAAGCTATTGCGGCAGCTAGCGTGGTAGCGATTGCAACGGTATTAGTGGCGTGTTCGTCTTCAGGCCAAAAAGGCAAAACAACCTCTTATGATGCTGAAAAAGCTAAATTTGGAGCAAAATATAATGGTCGTCACTTTATGCCTTATGGCACACATTTTCAAGCTGGACGTTTAGGATTAAATGCCGCTCCTGTTAATCAACGAGACTTTTTACAGCAGCTTTCTAATGTCAGAGCCTATAGTAGCTTGGCAGATTCTTATGCTATCGCTTACGGAAAAATCAGTCGTTGGATCTCATCGGGCGGTAATATTAATGATTT from the Mannheimia haemolytica genome contains:
- the czcD gene encoding Cadmium, cobalt and zinc/H(+)-K(+) antiporter, producing MACQNCCGSNQPIHQSPKYKKALWIVLILNLSMFFVEIVMGVKSGSTSLLSDSLDFLGDSANYLISLIVLPMALSYRAKASMVKGLTMGGFGLFILMTTIYRVFYGEMPSYSEMSIVGFLALLVNVSALLILLKFRDGDSNVRSVWVCSRNDAIGNVAVILAGMAVYFFQSKYPDLIVAFVLAFLALQASQEITKRAWAELKVS
- the hmrR_4 gene encoding Copper export regulator, giving the protein MSKFFKIKQASEQTGVHLETIRYYEKQGLIAPTHQQNGYRVFDENQLEQLRFIKTCRNIGLSLSNIKTLLQLQQTPNKQCNEINALAEQHLAYLDEQITELQQVKTFLMQFVGCENKTVDKCQIIQGIKEKE
- the ppsC gene encoding Beta-ketoacyl-acyl-carrier-protein synthase I, which encodes MMFVTAYGGLIEFGKVQKGDFVVLGGATSSVGIAAIQIAKMQGANVIALSRTHAKGDVLLQKGADFVIATKEDDVTAKLLEITNGKGVNLVFDPVGGKEAAKIINAMTQDGKYIIYGALSHDDIAVPVFPILGKHLTVRGYELFEITTVPEKLAQAKKFVFDGLASCQLKPEIDKVFAFDEMAEAHRYMESNAQIGKILVKV
- the ssb_2 gene encoding Helix-destabilizing protein, with the protein product MAGINKVIIVGNLGNDPEMRTMPNGEAVANISVATSESWTDKNTGERREVTEWHRIVFYRRYAEICGQYLRKGSKIYIEGKLRTRKWQDQNGQERYTTEIQGELLQMLDSRNATNSVDGQQSNYQAMSQSPKATHPQDLPMDNFDDDIPF
- a CDS encoding Protein of uncharacterised function (DUF3158) encodes the protein MNLISDEIYRQLVKDSGLNTSLKQLFSHFDTGSDYELLQEQFTQARAYFMAAQDSMVQSVRQDLSPLAVYMIKDKASSSGGTFLRWRSMQNARTGGTVWQPIVDDKSVPVEVRKKVVAVEKDRILINMQISVFNHILRQLADCAEKLKEVDNAVAKSDLNS
- a CDS encoding integrating conjugative element protein, PFL_4669 family, whose amino-acid sequence is MTTQLDPQLGPLRSEITFTLHTQYAHKLWVGRPMIRNEEGKVTQSSIISVPNCFAMLTQIQRAASEDDPYADDYLIQFEESVINYRKEIQKLTNDIVTLYAKMLPEGISIERCANISPISYPIYVNSQLGYQLLYLLGDFDSLCRSVMTAAHIAIINRAEAQDWIEAGARLIRKCFGIVERYKSSGITRRDYQEKNARYQAAIKRMGYTLSDAVLTGEHRAEFAPFIKQNTTVEEEQSVETHITAQTNESQK
- a CDS encoding Protein of uncharacterised function (DUF2857) produces the protein MIKPITVNEALIGNALLNIKEGNIHPCLKMGFSEEQLKAINNLSIDEIMDISNSVVSFAKVEINHETFWKLLAIAQANTQQRQIIDRALLLGASIEMLHQYFGLSTSEVSARRQLLGIEEKMGRKAAASDEESTHIWEIWQRYKQRMEILDSQEGLELLCLIAEEGNMNLTVVWKLVSEWYSKHK
- a CDS encoding integrating conjugative element, PFGI_1 class, ParB family protein, encoding MTKDEKRLAAIAKGLNVSPISNTAPSYQTATPTHYSSDVEYITVTLDKLRPYEHNPRKTRNPNFEMIKESIRRRGLDHKPNITRRPGEDFYIIADGGNTRIQALKELFTETKDPKFWSISCQYKPWQGDTADSVEAELNLLIGHLIENDTRADLSFIEKALGILQAKEYYEKKLGKSLSSRELSSELENDGYIISHALILKMERCVNYLYPHIPEVLFSGLGHTQIDKLLAIRNNAEEVWAAHQFDTDVTFESLWSENLSKFNEATPFQAKEFQSELITAMVEALEGKVSFETLYLDIDLDEQKFKKIAAKQQEIDNLVEKTVDQINTRQEQQTAKSEPLIKNENKAVTPQKAQHIIDEVIDDNESDDEQNNAITDLSQLGSSLLDNQDNQEDYLSQIAHNFGLTPGMSIQEQREQRAEANGLTFACEGRQPVEDIWLIHPARQYRSEAYSLALDIAESMGIDHLVEHIVKQPVDYTYAMKPADTELSPSALTLYSFLSMLQTAEHKDENSCVLDSKFLFELDDLTLVKIFRLIRVSRHIRQQGGEND